Sequence from the Gemmatimonadota bacterium genome:
CATCTTCCGCTCCAGCACCCTGACGCCCATTTTGGGTCCGCCCCCACCCTACGGCGAATTATTGCCCGCACCCACAGGCGATCCCTTCCGCCCCAATATCTTTGTCTTCGACAAAAATTTTAAAAACCCCCGTACCATCAGCACACATGTGGGTCTCGAACGCGAATTGCATGCAAAGGGGGTAGTCGGTACCTTCGGCTATACATACTCCCGCACCGACAATCTCACGCGCTTTGTCAACCGCAACGACGCGGTCTTCGGTTCCCCCTGGTCAACGGGTTTGGGTCCCGATGGCAGCAACGGCATCGGCGATTTGACTGTGGTCGAGAGCACAGCCAAATCGCGCTACCACGGCCTCAGCTTTGGGCTGCGCCAGATGGTGCGAGACGATTTCCAATTCCAGATGAACTATACGCTGTCCTGGGACAAATCCGACGACGACAACGAGCGCGACCCCTTCACCTTCCGCTACGTCGATGCAACGCAATTGGACCGCGAATGGGGCTATTCAGACCGCGATCAGCGCCACCGCTTCAATCTGTGGACCCTGACCAGATTGCCCGGCGATATATTCCTCAACAATCGCATAAGCTATTACTCAGCACAACCCACCTCCGCATCCTGCACGGGCCAGCCCACGACCAATCCGTGGGGTGCTATCTCTGATCGTATATGCGCCGACGGCAGCATTATCCAGCGCAACACCCTCCGCAAAGACAATGCATTTTTCTCCTGGGACACACGCCTGTCCCGCCCCATCCCATTGGGCAACGGGCATTTGGAAGCCATCGTCGAAATTTTCAACCTGCTCAACACAGACAACTTCCGCGATCCATCCACCGCAGGCCTGCTCTTCAACTTTGACGGTACCGTTCAATCTGGCCTCGGCGACCCACGCGAAGTGCAAATCGGCATGCGCTATATTTTTTGATTATTTGCAATCAAACACCTTGACAAAAGTTAAAAATCGACTATTTCTTAGTTGGATGTAATCAATCGCTTGAGCCAAAAATATGAGCCATTTTGGAGTATCAAACAGAAGTGATTGAACACAAGGCAGGCCATGTAAGCAACGCACCATCAGAGGGGACTATAACCATGGCTATTCCAAATCCCACCATCAAGTTTACCTACGAAGATTACCTGAACACGCCGGACGACACGCGTTACGAACTTTTGGACGGAGAGTTAGTTATGCCCCCTGCCCCAGGAGAATTTCATCAAAGTGTCTCTATCCAACTGGGGGCAAAACTGTTTCTATTCACATCTGAGCATAGCCTGGGGCGGGTCTATCACGCGCCCTTCGACGTGGTGCTGTCGGACATGGATGTGGTGCAACCCGATCTGATCTTCGTCTCCAATGAGCGCGCCGATATCATCACCCCTGCAAATATTCAGGGCGCGCCGGACCTCGTCGTCGAAATTCTGTCTCCTTCCACAGCAACACGCGACAAGACCTTCAAGCGCAGTTTGTATGCTAGACACGGCATAACCGAGTACTGGATGGTAGATCTCACCGAAAAAACCATAACAGTCCTGCGTCTCGGTGAGCATGGATTCGAGGTCGTCGATACCTATGGTGAAGGGGAAACATTGACTTCGCCCACATTGCAAGGATTCACTTTGAATCTCGACGACATATTTTGAGCGTCTAACAGCCTTGACAATACTTAATTTTTCGGCTATTTTGCAATCACACTGCAAAATAGCCGTTTTTTTGGGTATATCAAAATGTACATCTCCCGAACACTTGAACCCTTTGTCGCATCTTCCCGATTTCCCGTACTCATGCTCTCTGGAGCCAGACAGGTTGGCAAGACGACATTTCTACGGCACTTAAGCGAACCAGATCGAACATACATCACCCTGGACGATCCGCTTGTCCAGAGTCTGGCAAAAGAAGACCCGGCCCTGTTCATGCAGCGTTACCCGCCCCCCGTGCTCATCGACGAAATCCAATACGCGCCAGAGCTATTGCCCCATATCAAAATCGCCGTGGATCGGGACCGATTCCCCGGTCAGTTCTGGCTTACGGGATCGCAACAATT
This genomic interval carries:
- a CDS encoding Uma2 family endonuclease, whose product is MAIPNPTIKFTYEDYLNTPDDTRYELLDGELVMPPAPGEFHQSVSIQLGAKLFLFTSEHSLGRVYHAPFDVVLSDMDVVQPDLIFVSNERADIITPANIQGAPDLVVEILSPSTATRDKTFKRSLYARHGITEYWMVDLTEKTITVLRLGEHGFEVVDTYGEGETLTSPTLQGFTLNLDDIF